Within Thermoproteales archaeon, the genomic segment ACTCTACCATTTCTATGTTTTTAAAATTTTCTTTTTTATTTAATCACTCCTCTAATTTTCTAAATATGATCCATTTGTGTTATGTTCTTTGTATTTTACTAAGGGAAATAAGAATCTGACTTAAATTAAGTAAAATTTTTCTGTCAGGCATTTTTCAGATAAGACTTTCTTTTCTTAGTCTGCCCAGTCCTCCAAATAACTTTATAGGATTGACTTCACAAATATATCGATCGATGATGAAGAAAGGGGATATGAACAAAGAACATATGAAGAAGATACTTAAAGAGGTATTAGAATACTACAATGCAGTTCGAATTCCGGTGAAGAAGTTTGAAGAATATTTGATGGAAAAATATGGGTATACTAGAGAAGAAGCTAAAAAGTTCTGGTTAAGAGCTTGTATGTTAGGTGTTGCACAAGTAGGCGCAGTTGCTACAAAAGATTTTAGCGGGGTTATTAACGTCATCAGGTTAAAGGAAGAGGAGGAATATGAAGTATTGGGATAAACCAACTCTGTTTGGTTACTTCTCTAAGATTTTCTTCAAATAATCAGGGTTATCTATCCAGTTAATGTCTGGTAGTACTTGCTTTATTTTTTCGATGATCCAGTTATCTGGTATTTTTCTCCAATTTGCTAATATCTCTTGTATTCTCTGCTTATCCGAGGCTGTTAGCTTTTTATCTTCGTACTCTTCCAGCAGTTCGATTTGAACACCAAGTTTCCTCTCTTTCCATGTGCCTGTATCAAAATTCTTGAATAGAAGTTCATGGAAAGCGTGTACAGAATCTGAGCTTCTAAAGGCATATCGATAATAAGCCGTTACTCTACCTTCTTTGCTCACATGAATATATGAGCAACGGATTTCCGGTATTTCAGTTTTAGGATTAATTTCATTAAGCATTCGAGTTAAAAGGAGATATTCCTGGAAGAGGGCTTTAGGAATGGTTTCCGTCGCTGTAATTATCTCCATGAGTCGTTCATCTGGTATTTGCGTTGGTTGTATTGAATATCCCTTTTTCTGTGTTAGTTTTTCATAGATGTTTTGTGGTATTAGGTCTGTTATGTCTTTGCTTCTTCCGAATCCTATTTGTAGTTCGAGTTTGTTGTGCCTGTTTATTGTTAGGGATGAGTAGCCTTCTTCTATGAATGTCATGTGGAGGTGGTATTTTGCTAGTTTTTTGTTTTTTAGTATTGCTGGGTGTAGTGGTGGGTTTGTTATTGTTTTGTAGCTTGGCGGTAGTCCCGCGGCGATTAATATTCTTGCGGTTAGTGAGTCTATTTTTGTTTCTATTGCTTCTTTGCTGGGTGGTGGTATCTTATATTCTCCGCCCATTGCTTTTACGAGGTCTATTACGTGTCTATGTAGTACTGGGTCTTTATTTACATATGTGGCTTGTACTCTGGGTATTTGTCCTCTTATTGAGCCTTCGTTTAGTATGTGGGTGTAGAGTTTTACAAGTTCTTTTTTGTGGAGGTTTATTGGGAAGGTTCGGTCTTTGATTATTTTGAGTTTTTCGAGTTCTTCGTAGGATATTTTGAAGTGTTTGCAGAATCGTTTTAGTGTTCTGGTTCTTACTTTCGCGGTTTTATGTTTTAGCCAGTAATAGTATAGGGAGGCTTCTGAATGGCTTATTTTCATTTTCTTTTTGAGTAGTTCTGTTACTGTTTTTGCTCCTAGTTCTTTCATTTTTTGTCTTATTTTTTGTTTTATATAGGTTGGGTCTATTTTCCTGTAGGATCCATCGGGCTCCTGCCACCAGTGATAGAGCTTATGGCTTACTTGCGTTTTCGGCCCGTAGAGTCTTTCTATAGTTTTAACAAGGATCTCTCTCGGAAGGCCTAGCTTCTGCTCGAGTTCTTCCAAGTTTATTTGTTCTGGATTTTCGACGTGCTGGATTATCTCCTCTAGAGTCTTCAGCTTGTTTGTTTTTTCTCTTAGCCAGTTGTAATATTCTAGCCGTGAACGCTTATACTGTCCCATTAAAACTCCTCTAGCAGCTCTATGCTGCCGTCTTTCTCGATTATGACGTAGGCGTTTTCTCCGTTTGCTACCCAGCAGCCAGTATTTACTATTTTCTCTTCACGATTTATTTCGGCTTTGTGGGTGTGGGCTATGAATATCCAATCTGCGCCAGTTTCTCTCCTGATGTTTCTGGCTTCTTTAACTATTGCCTCTCTTGAGTATGCGAATTGATGCCCGTGTAGCATGTAGGCTGTTGAGTTGTCTGGCAGGTAGACGGCTGCCGTCGGTAGCGCTTTTCTGTAGAATTTGTAGAATGCTAGTATGTGATAGTTTGTCGGCTTGCTCGGCTTTGGCAGCGTATGCCATGACTCTTGGAGCGTTAAAGCCTCGTCTATTACGTTTAATACTTTTTGAAAGTTTGTGTCCGCATCTCCTAGTACTGGCAGTATCCTGGGCGAGACCCATGCCAAGACGCCGAAAAAATCTACTAAGTCTAACGCTATCTTCTCGCCGCGTTGCAGGTCGAATGTATCGCCTAGAAATACTATATTCTCGGGGTCTTCGCATTTTATAACCTCCAGCAGGTCTTCGAGCATTGACTCTCTAGTCCCGGCATGTATATCCGAGACGACCAGCGTTCTACCCTCCAATGCTATATCGTATAGGCGTATGCGGGCTTGCCCGGCTCCGGTTATGAGGTTTAGCACGTATTCGAGATTATGCTTTACTATCTCTCTTTTCTTCCATGGATACTCCAGGTGTTCTCCTGTAGGGAATACCATTGTTTTCTTTTTTAAATCGGCTTTTCCATATCTTGTATAGGCGTAGCCTTCTTCGCCGTGCAGTAGCCAGCTCAACCCGGCATAGGAAAATTTTGGCGTATCGTATCTTTTCAGGTGTTTGAAAATTGCGGGGTTTAAAACTCCAATGATTAAAGCCTGTTCCGCATATTTCTTTAACAGCTCGATGTGGGCTTCTAACAGTCTTCTAGCTAAGCCTTCTCTGAAAAAGCTCAATGCATACTCTGAAGCGTGTAGAGCAATTGTCTTAAAACCTAGGCTAGACAAGGCGCTCAAGTAGGTTTCCGCTTGTTCTCTATTTGCTCCTTTCGATAAGGGGATTACTGGAATATCAAGTTCCGAAGTCAGCCTAGTGGTGTATTCTAGGCATTTCACAAGGTTGCTCCAGCTTTCTTTAAGCGGTATATCGACTTCTACGGGCATATCCCATCCGATCACGCCGTCAAAGCCTTTCCCTGCTGTTTCTAGAAAGTTTCCGAATGTTGACGGGTTGTAGAGCATTTCATCGGGCATTACAGCGGATAATAATAGCATGCCATCGTAGTCTAGGTGTGAGTGCCAATCCTCTATGCTAGCCTCTAGCTGGTAGTATTCTAGGATTGCTGCTTTAATGTTATGTTCTTTCAGTATTTTAGAATATTCTGGTTTTGGAGGTATTATCGGGACTAGGCGGGGCAAGAATATTGTCTTTGTTTCTTCACGAAATTCTTCTACTATCTTATCGACAAGGTCTTTATAGTATGCGAGCATTATATAAATAAAATGAAATTTGCTATAAAATTTGTAATTAATTAGATGACAATACTGTAGGCAGTAGCATAATCTATTATATTTCTTTTCCTGCTAGCTATATTCTACGGATTCTATGATAGTTTATTTCATGCTTTTGAAGTTAGCGAAAATAGCAGATGAAATTTATAGGGAAGCTGCCAAGCTAGAGGGGGTGAGGTGTATTGGCTTAAGTAAGGCTGATTATATCTCAGTGAATCCGGTTTTGGGAATAGTTATAATGTCTGCGATTACTCTAGCCGTGACTTATGGGCTGCTTGGGTTGATACATGAAATCGGGCATAGGATGCCAAGCATGATTTACTATAGTTTTTACGAGCCTTTTGTTAGAAGTCTAGTTGAAGGTATCGTTCCTGAGGGCTTGCTCCGCGATATACTCGTGGGGGAGAAAGCTGGCATATACGGGTCGCTGGGCTTGTTGACTACTGGCGTGTTTTTCGTGTTTTTTAGATTCTTCCTACAATTTTACTTCTATACTTAGTCTTAGGCGTTCTAGAAGATGTTGGTTTCCTGCCGAGGATAGCGGTTAGTTTCCATAAGCCACTGTGTAGATTGGGCTTGTCCGGTGACGCTACAATACCCCTGGTGACGGGAACTGGTTGTAGTATTGTAGGAGTTTTGTCTACGCGAATATTGAGGAGTGATAAGGAGAGGATTATCGCATCTCTCCTCCATGTCTTGGGGGTTCCTTGTATGGCGCAACAAGTGATGATTTGGTATGTCCTCGGTAGATACGGCTTGCTCTATATCTCCTGTCGCTTCTCGCCATGGCAACTTTAGGATTTATTCTAAATAAAATAATACCGGGTGAAAACGCTACTATTCTACTGGAGTTTCCTCCCTGGAGAAAGCCTAAGCTTAAAAATTTGCTGAAGAAAAGCTATTTTAGAGTAGTAGCTTTCTTGAGGACGGGAGTTCCGCTAATTTTTCTGGGAATATTCGTTGTAAACCTTACCTACTACATGGGGACGATAACTGCGATTGCGAGCATATTCAGCCCGGTAATGTCAGGCTTATTCAAGCTTCCCAGCGAGGCATGTCTAGCGTTGATAATTAGCACTTTGAGGAAAGATGTGGCAGTTGGTATATTGGGAGGATATGAGCTAACTCCCCTGCAAACGCTAACAGCAATAACTGTTATAACGCTCGGTTTTCCCTGCATAGGATCGTTCGCTGTCATGCTTTCAGAATTTAGACTAAAACGCGTTCTGGAAATGACAGCGCTTATGCTCATAGCCTCACTATTAATAGGTTCTCTCCTAGGTTTTCTATATACGTTAGTAACCTAGGAGCCGTTAACCTTTGCTAGTTTACTGGGGGTAGCTA encodes:
- a CDS encoding metallophosphoesterase family protein, which gives rise to MLAYYKDLVDKIVEEFREETKTIFLPRLVPIIPPKPEYSKILKEHNIKAAILEYYQLEASIEDWHSHLDYDGMLLLSAVMPDEMLYNPSTFGNFLETAGKGFDGVIGWDMPVEVDIPLKESWSNLVKCLEYTTRLTSELDIPVIPLSKGANREQAETYLSALSSLGFKTIALHASEYALSFFREGLARRLLEAHIELLKKYAEQALIIGVLNPAIFKHLKRYDTPKFSYAGLSWLLHGEEGYAYTRYGKADLKKKTMVFPTGEHLEYPWKKREIVKHNLEYVLNLITGAGQARIRLYDIALEGRTLVVSDIHAGTRESMLEDLLEVIKCEDPENIVFLGDTFDLQRGEKIALDLVDFFGVLAWVSPRILPVLGDADTNFQKVLNVIDEALTLQESWHTLPKPSKPTNYHILAFYKFYRKALPTAAVYLPDNSTAYMLHGHQFAYSREAIVKEARNIRRETGADWIFIAHTHKAEINREEKIVNTGCWVANGENAYVIIEKDGSIELLEEF